One Halomonas sp. THAF5a genomic region harbors:
- a CDS encoding DUF4212 domain-containing protein has product MADEKSNAAAYWKANVRLITGCLIVWAFVSYGCAILFRPLLAGIPVGGTDLGFWFAQQGSILTFIGIIFFYAWKMNRLDQQFGLGE; this is encoded by the coding sequence ATGGCAGACGAAAAGTCTAATGCCGCTGCTTACTGGAAGGCGAACGTCCGCCTGATCACGGGGTGCCTGATCGTCTGGGCCTTCGTGTCGTACGGCTGCGCCATCCTGTTTCGCCCGCTGCTGGCCGGCATTCCAGTAGGAGGAACGGACCTGGGCTTCTGGTTCGCCCAGCAGGGATCGATCCTGACCTTCATCGGCATCATCTTCTTCTACGCCTGGAAGATGAACCGTCTCGACCAACAGTTCGGACTCGGGGAGTAA